Proteins encoded by one window of Fusobacterium mortiferum ATCC 9817:
- a CDS encoding phage portal protein family protein, protein MSGVVKLFQESNTYDETLNSESVKRIIKDIDIASALQKLERAVAGRKILPYAKNPDMSDLEKEIQQRFSGIKFNRIINHLITARYFGYSCFEIVYNEDFSIDTLIPIPYDYINYDTRTKEWEIKVGSNKIPLTREKFLLCIHKWNPAKVTGTSIFECCQQAFLDKSMFQRQLREIAEKYGDLIVIYPYDVNMEEKEREVLRKSVENIRGASSIGAPVDFNEEFDLKKVIDFIKLSDLDPSIYTELENREKEKLIQNILGSTLTMDNGGGAGSYSLGQVHQDGFEQVVEEICKFVTDSLFQLLEIDSMFFGYNPKDFEFVLEKIYTEADKVEQEKEKENLKSIKLDNMLKLSNIGYKLSKVYLAEYLGIDEVSFEESSVPMQNGILRGEFSKTNNVDDRLFNTVEAQKKFEEYLKKKLDKFTENVEEQIIEQLKNIEEGGQFTLNIDYSELEDDLILSQVRAYATAKTIISGLSLDEFDPFNMPFQEAIKSFIDKTPILYETIEEITEEVRANCFWLKKSTDLEMTSRLFENMKKNLENGGTLKQWIKDSKEAIEKLGLGKQGYYLENVYRTNMFSQYSIGNYKQLKEDEKLFPYWQYHAIEDNRTTSICRTLNGKIFKSDNPFWDIYYPPNHYQCRSTVICLSKDDMKEYGYKLSKYDETMTGEELGSFKGNPANKYWEDMEKRANEKQGVFVWE, encoded by the coding sequence ATATCAGGTGTAGTTAAGTTATTCCAAGAATCTAATACTTATGATGAAACTCTCAATAGTGAAAGTGTAAAAAGGATTATTAAAGATATAGATATAGCTTCAGCACTTCAAAAACTCGAAAGAGCAGTAGCAGGGAGAAAAATACTTCCTTATGCTAAAAATCCTGATATGAGTGATTTAGAAAAAGAGATTCAGCAAAGATTTTCAGGTATTAAATTCAATAGAATTATAAACCATTTAATCACAGCTAGGTATTTTGGATATAGCTGTTTTGAGATAGTCTATAATGAAGATTTTTCAATAGATACTCTTATCCCTATTCCTTATGACTATATCAATTATGATACTAGAACTAAAGAATGGGAAATAAAGGTAGGTTCAAATAAAATTCCTTTAACTAGAGAAAAATTCCTTTTATGTATACATAAGTGGAATCCAGCAAAAGTTACTGGAACAAGTATATTTGAGTGTTGTCAACAAGCTTTCTTAGATAAATCTATGTTTCAAAGACAGCTTAGAGAGATAGCTGAAAAGTATGGGGACCTTATTGTTATCTATCCATATGATGTAAATATGGAAGAAAAGGAAAGAGAAGTACTTAGAAAATCTGTTGAAAATATAAGAGGAGCTTCTAGTATAGGAGCACCTGTTGACTTTAATGAAGAGTTTGACTTAAAGAAAGTTATAGACTTTATAAAGTTATCTGACTTAGACCCTAGCATTTATACAGAGTTAGAGAATAGAGAAAAAGAAAAGCTTATTCAAAATATACTTGGTTCTACTCTCACTATGGATAATGGTGGAGGAGCTGGAAGTTATTCTTTAGGACAAGTACACCAAGATGGATTTGAGCAAGTAGTAGAAGAGATATGTAAATTTGTTACAGATTCATTATTTCAACTTTTAGAGATTGATTCTATGTTCTTTGGATATAATCCTAAAGATTTTGAATTTGTCCTTGAAAAGATATATACAGAAGCTGACAAGGTAGAACAAGAGAAAGAAAAAGAAAATTTGAAGTCAATAAAACTTGATAATATGTTGAAATTATCAAATATTGGCTATAAGCTCTCTAAAGTCTATTTAGCTGAATATTTGGGTATAGACGAAGTTTCATTCGAAGAAAGTTCTGTACCTATGCAAAATGGAATATTACGAGGTGAGTTTTCAAAAACTAATAATGTAGATGACCGACTTTTCAATACTGTTGAAGCTCAAAAGAAATTTGAGGAATATTTAAAAAAAAAATTAGATAAATTTACTGAAAATGTCGAAGAGCAAATTATAGAACAGTTAAAAAATATTGAAGAGGGAGGACAATTTACATTAAATATTGACTACTCTGAACTAGAAGATGATTTAATCTTATCTCAAGTAAGAGCATATGCAACAGCTAAAACTATTATTTCAGGATTATCTCTTGATGAGTTTGACCCTTTCAATATGCCTTTCCAAGAAGCTATTAAATCTTTTATAGATAAAACACCTATTCTTTATGAAACTATTGAAGAGATAACAGAAGAAGTAAGAGCTAATTGCTTTTGGTTAAAGAAAAGTACAGACTTAGAAATGACTTCAAGACTTTTTGAAAATATGAAAAAAAATCTTGAAAATGGTGGAACATTAAAACAATGGATAAAGGATAGTAAAGAAGCTATTGAGAAGTTAGGACTAGGAAAGCAAGGATATTATCTTGAGAATGTTTATAGAACTAATATGTTCTCACAATATAGCATAGGTAATTATAAACAACTTAAAGAAGATGAAAAGCTATTCCCTTATTGGCAATATCATGCAATAGAAGATAATAGGACAACTTCTATTTGTAGGACTTTAAATGGAAAAATATTTAAGTCTGATAATCCTTTTTGGGATATCTATTATCCACCTAACCATTATCAATGCAGAAGTACTGTAATATGTCTATCTAAAGATGATATGAAAGAGTATGGATATAAATTATCAAAGTATGATGAAACTATGACAGGAGAAGAGCTTGGAAGCTTTAAGGGAAATCCAGCTAATAAATATTGGGAAGATATGGAGAAAAGAGCTAATGAAAAACAAGGTGTATTTGTATGGGAGTAA
- a CDS encoding phage tail tube protein, with the protein MAGDFNFKPSDVVSGSFGKVYRNGRCIAELSEFTGKLSLESKDVLLSNGETGKKNTAVSFEITVKVQKVFSYELELLKNIKDGKLNNYCDINVELDDPEALGAEAIAVANCLPTGDIDILSFTKGELTEREFTFSAQPSNIDILESIADI; encoded by the coding sequence ATGGCTGGAGATTTTAATTTTAAACCAAGCGATGTCGTAAGTGGTAGCTTTGGTAAAGTGTATAGAAATGGAAGATGTATAGCTGAATTATCAGAGTTTACAGGTAAATTAAGTTTAGAAAGTAAAGATGTACTACTATCTAATGGAGAAACTGGAAAGAAAAATACAGCTGTTTCTTTTGAGATAACAGTAAAAGTTCAAAAGGTTTTTTCTTATGAATTAGAACTTTTAAAAAATATTAAAGATGGAAAACTTAATAATTATTGTGATATTAATGTTGAATTAGATGACCCTGAAGCTTTAGGAGCTGAAGCTATTGCAGTAGCTAATTGCTTACCTACTGGAGATATAGATATATTATCATTTACAAAAGGGGAACTAACAGAAAGAGAATTTACATTCTCTGCTCAACCAAGCAATATTGATATTTTAGAGAGTATTGCTGATATATAG
- a CDS encoding phage virion morphogenesis protein, with amino-acid sequence MGVRTTNNTSKRIKDIIKNCNDLRDPLKIIARDMKNETLRNFDNEKSYLGVKWKKSNRAKKDRGKTLQDTGRLYNSFTRYSDNNVARVGTNVIYARALNNGLKKGENGTVNAVIRTHYRRIRYKKKNGEYAKNKKRVKVRAHVRTIKVPWGDIPGYKFLGISPRMRMKYKNILLQHVLKRR; translated from the coding sequence ATGGGAGTAAGAACTACTAATAATACTTCAAAAAGAATAAAAGATATTATAAAAAATTGTAATGATTTAAGAGATCCTTTAAAAATAATAGCTAGAGATATGAAAAATGAAACTTTAAGAAATTTTGATAATGAAAAAAGTTATCTAGGTGTAAAGTGGAAAAAGTCAAATAGAGCTAAAAAAGATAGAGGAAAAACATTACAAGATACAGGTAGACTATATAACTCTTTTACAAGATATTCTGATAACAATGTAGCTAGAGTTGGAACTAATGTCATCTATGCTAGAGCTTTAAATAATGGACTAAAAAAAGGAGAGAATGGAACTGTCAATGCAGTAATTAGAACTCATTATAGAAGAATTAGATATAAAAAGAAAAATGGCGAATATGCAAAAAATAAGAAAAGAGTAAAAGTAAGGGCTCATGTAAGGACTATAAAAGTACCTTGGGGAGATATTCCAGGATATAAATTTTTAGGAATATCACCAAGAATGAGAATGAAATATAAAAATATACTTTTACAACATGTTTTAAAAAGGAGATAG
- a CDS encoding PBSX family phage terminase large subunit: MENLRTNISSNSEYVYLPDIVGKRYATFWNFKGRYRIVKGGRGSKKSYTTALWYITKLMELPESNLLVVRKVFDTHRGSTFAQLKTAMKRLKVYHLWKCTTSPMEMTYIPTGQKIIFRGLDDPLKITSITVDVGYLCWAWFEEMYQIENEDDFNKIDVSIRGAVPNHLFKQITCTFNPWSETHWLNDRFFKGGKEDKDNLLTKGLAIHKNTKDILAITTNFRANEFLDEADLNVFNLMKEENPRRFEIEGNGNWGICEGTVFYRWEVLNFDINTLIKTGKYLTCIGLDYGFTNDPTALIVSLVNEDEKEIYIIDEHYQTGMFNEDIVELIKYKGYSKSVIIADSAEEKSIKWMKKNGVPRIKSSVKGPDSIMFGIQYLQGYKVFIHPKCKNFIIEIKNYVWDTDKKTGKSLNKPIDNYNHLIDAWRYSIEPLLIRNNVNKDNFKFITNKK; this comes from the coding sequence GTGGAGAACTTGAGGACTAATATTTCAAGTAATTCTGAATATGTTTATCTCCCTGATATTGTAGGAAAAAGATATGCAACATTTTGGAATTTTAAAGGAAGATACAGAATAGTAAAAGGTGGAAGAGGAAGTAAGAAAAGTTATACCACAGCTTTATGGTATATAACTAAACTTATGGAACTTCCTGAAAGTAATTTACTAGTTGTAAGAAAAGTATTTGATACTCATAGAGGAAGTACCTTTGCTCAACTAAAAACTGCTATGAAAAGATTAAAAGTCTATCATCTATGGAAATGTACTACTTCACCAATGGAAATGACATATATACCTACTGGGCAAAAGATTATATTTAGGGGATTAGATGACCCATTAAAAATAACTTCTATTACAGTAGACGTTGGATATTTATGTTGGGCTTGGTTTGAAGAAATGTACCAAATAGAAAATGAAGATGACTTCAATAAGATAGATGTTTCTATTAGAGGAGCTGTTCCAAATCACTTATTTAAACAAATTACTTGTACTTTTAACCCTTGGTCTGAAACTCATTGGTTAAATGATAGATTCTTTAAAGGTGGAAAAGAAGATAAAGATAATCTTTTAACTAAAGGATTAGCAATTCATAAGAATACCAAGGATATATTAGCTATAACTACTAATTTTAGAGCTAATGAGTTCCTTGATGAAGCTGACCTTAATGTATTTAATCTGATGAAAGAAGAAAATCCAAGAAGATTTGAAATAGAAGGAAATGGTAATTGGGGAATATGTGAGGGAACTGTCTTTTATAGGTGGGAAGTATTAAACTTTGATATTAATACTCTTATAAAAACTGGTAAATATCTAACTTGTATAGGACTTGACTATGGTTTTACAAATGACCCTACTGCTTTAATAGTTAGCTTAGTAAATGAAGATGAAAAAGAAATCTATATTATAGATGAACATTATCAAACAGGTATGTTTAATGAGGATATAGTGGAACTTATTAAATATAAGGGATACTCAAAATCAGTTATAATAGCAGATTCTGCAGAAGAGAAATCTATTAAATGGATGAAGAAAAATGGAGTTCCTAGAATTAAAAGTTCTGTCAAAGGGCCAGATAGTATTATGTTTGGTATTCAATATTTACAAGGATATAAAGTCTTTATACATCCTAAGTGTAAAAACTTCATCATAGAGATAAAAAACTATGTATGGGATACAGATAAAAAAACTGGTAAATCATTAAATAAACCTATAGATAATTACAACCATTTAATAGATGCTTGGAGATATTCAATAGAACCACTATTGATTAGAAATAATGTTAATAAAGATAACTTTAAATTTATTACCAATAAAAAATAA
- a CDS encoding phage tail assembly chaperone, with translation MDIKTLIDNAEKIKDKGNIKRTSITVKIPRFEELGFEEPFVTLEKPNSSTLLAMTERSDKFYLLSEAMINPDLSNKEVQKAFKVNNRLALLKKIFTEEELDDLLQHVGRLNLTQNRAVLISDIKN, from the coding sequence ATGGATATTAAAACACTTATAGACAATGCAGAGAAAATAAAAGATAAAGGAAATATTAAAAGAACATCAATAACAGTTAAAATTCCAAGATTTGAGGAACTAGGATTTGAAGAGCCTTTTGTTACATTAGAAAAGCCAAACTCATCTACATTACTAGCAATGACAGAAAGAAGTGATAAATTCTACTTACTTTCAGAAGCTATGATTAATCCTGATTTGTCTAACAAAGAAGTTCAAAAAGCTTTTAAAGTAAATAATAGATTAGCACTTTTAAAGAAAATATTTACAGAGGAAGAATTAGATGACCTTTTACAACATGTTGGAAGACTAAATTTAACTCAAAATAGAGCAGTATTAATAAGTGATATAAAAAACTAA
- a CDS encoding phage tail sheath protein, with protein sequence MAGLNGKPKFKFLFEEKAAVLISGAIRGVLGVIMFDATKEDFTKKEYYSAVEIKEEDWTAENFKALKAMAFRGNPFKVVVYKATKENINDVLKEIKLDEPNYLCCPFVSGEDKPETLLTDLESWINSIRNTETIKLGNDTSTIKLVVSSSAKPDKPWIIDYDSRQVAHTIVDFEEKAYTAQEYTLCIASMCAGVALNASITNMEQSWLKSFKTTVDDENTAIGEGKLLTGFDGNKYTIIRGVTSFTTATDTMNRSFSKIRKMEIMDIHQKDIRNVFKEAYRGKYQNFYPNKLLFLGAVNAYLKEFVKAGQLDPANENRMKIDTEATRDYIISKGTYKGKSITEEEAKKLTEYELLRANTDDILFAYIPDYKPTDVMEDFEGKAYL encoded by the coding sequence ATGGCAGGATTAAATGGAAAACCTAAGTTCAAATTTCTCTTTGAAGAAAAGGCAGCCGTACTTATATCAGGAGCTATAAGAGGTGTCTTAGGGGTAATCATGTTCGATGCCACTAAGGAAGACTTTACAAAAAAAGAGTACTATTCAGCTGTTGAAATAAAAGAAGAAGATTGGACAGCTGAAAACTTTAAGGCTTTAAAAGCTATGGCATTTAGAGGAAACCCTTTTAAAGTTGTAGTATATAAGGCAACTAAAGAAAACATTAATGATGTTTTAAAAGAAATTAAATTAGATGAACCTAATTATTTATGTTGTCCATTTGTTAGTGGAGAAGATAAACCAGAAACTTTGTTAACAGACTTAGAAAGTTGGATTAATTCAATTAGAAATACAGAAACTATCAAACTTGGAAATGATACTTCTACAATTAAGTTAGTTGTATCTTCATCAGCTAAACCTGATAAACCTTGGATAATAGATTATGATTCAAGACAAGTAGCACATACAATAGTAGATTTTGAAGAGAAAGCTTATACAGCTCAAGAATATACTTTATGTATAGCTTCTATGTGTGCTGGAGTAGCTCTCAATGCTTCTATCACTAATATGGAGCAATCTTGGTTAAAATCATTTAAAACTACTGTTGATGATGAAAATACAGCAATAGGGGAAGGAAAGCTATTAACTGGATTTGATGGTAATAAATACACTATCATTAGAGGTGTTACATCATTTACAACAGCAACCGACACTATGAATAGAAGTTTTAGTAAAATTAGAAAGATGGAAATTATGGATATTCATCAAAAGGATATTAGAAATGTCTTTAAAGAAGCTTACAGAGGAAAATATCAAAACTTCTATCCTAACAAATTATTATTCTTAGGTGCTGTAAATGCTTATCTTAAAGAATTTGTAAAAGCTGGACAGCTTGACCCAGCTAATGAAAATAGAATGAAGATAGATACAGAAGCAACTAGAGATTATATTATTTCTAAGGGGACTTACAAAGGAAAATCTATTACAGAAGAGGAAGCTAAAAAACTTACTGAATATGAGTTATTAAGAGCTAATACTGATGATATCTTATTTGCTTATATTCCTGACTATAAACCTACTGATGTAATGGAAGACTTTGAAGGAAAAGCTTATTTATAG